In Aliiroseovarius pelagivivens, a single window of DNA contains:
- a CDS encoding PHA/PHB synthase family protein produces the protein MNKEFFKLLEDMNKSGDNPFGAWAETWMSYQKDMAKLWMTTALKAGEGLEPSKDNRFRGDAWNEGVFPLLRHSYELTAKAMVDMADKAGLSDQEQDKLSFYARIAADNMSPSNFLATNPEAQKLAQESGGQSLIDGYQNLMEDLEKGYISTTDEDAFEVGKNLATTPGSVIYRNDLIELIQYKPMAAKTRKAPILIVPPCVNKFYIFDLNEKKSMIRYLLEQGQSVFMIAWRNPSPEMGDLGWDEYVSDGIFEALRVTTEVSKSDSVDIMGWCNGGTMLVAALAVMPEDLKAKLGTATFLSTMIDFSDSGQIKVFIDEPQVEAYNQRLKSEKVAPGRDIANAMAMLHVNESIWGFVVSNYLMGKSPAPFDVLYWNADTQNLPANWYSFFVEEMYMANKLKEPGALTICGTPVDTSNIDVPCYFVAADGDHIVPWKTSFTATNLVSGPTEFVLTTGGHVSGTVINHPVKTRRKFWAAGSDQSSAEGWQESASLTEGSWWPHWLEWLDQHNPAARGAAAKTLGNRKYKRLADAPGTYVLEGEG, from the coding sequence ATGAATAAAGAATTCTTCAAACTGCTGGAAGACATGAATAAATCCGGGGACAATCCCTTCGGCGCCTGGGCTGAAACCTGGATGTCTTATCAGAAAGACATGGCGAAGCTGTGGATGACCACTGCGCTGAAAGCTGGCGAAGGGCTTGAACCGTCCAAGGACAACCGTTTCCGGGGTGACGCATGGAACGAAGGTGTCTTCCCCCTGCTGCGTCATTCGTACGAGCTTACCGCGAAGGCGATGGTGGACATGGCCGACAAAGCCGGGCTGTCGGATCAGGAACAGGACAAGCTCAGCTTTTACGCGCGCATTGCGGCCGACAACATGTCGCCGTCGAACTTCCTGGCGACCAACCCTGAAGCGCAGAAACTGGCGCAGGAATCCGGTGGGCAAAGCCTGATTGATGGCTATCAGAACCTGATGGAGGATCTGGAAAAGGGCTATATCAGCACGACCGATGAAGATGCGTTCGAGGTCGGAAAGAACCTTGCGACCACGCCGGGGTCAGTCATCTATCGCAACGATCTGATCGAGCTGATCCAATACAAACCAATGGCTGCGAAGACCCGCAAAGCGCCGATCCTGATCGTGCCGCCCTGCGTGAACAAATTCTACATCTTCGACCTGAACGAAAAGAAATCCATGATCCGCTATCTGCTTGAACAAGGGCAGAGCGTCTTCATGATCGCATGGCGCAACCCGAGCCCTGAAATGGGCGACTTGGGTTGGGACGAATATGTCTCGGATGGGATATTCGAGGCTCTGCGTGTCACCACCGAGGTCTCGAAATCCGACTCGGTGGATATAATGGGCTGGTGCAATGGTGGAACGATGCTGGTCGCAGCGTTGGCTGTCATGCCTGAGGATCTGAAAGCAAAGCTGGGGACCGCAACCTTCCTGTCGACGATGATCGATTTCTCGGATTCAGGGCAGATCAAAGTGTTCATCGACGAGCCGCAAGTCGAAGCCTACAACCAGCGTCTCAAGTCTGAAAAGGTCGCGCCAGGCCGTGACATCGCCAACGCTATGGCAATGCTGCATGTCAACGAATCCATTTGGGGCTTTGTTGTCTCAAACTATCTGATGGGCAAATCGCCTGCGCCGTTTGACGTGCTGTATTGGAACGCAGACACGCAGAACTTGCCCGCCAATTGGTACAGTTTCTTCGTCGAAGAAATGTACATGGCCAATAAGCTGAAAGAGCCGGGCGCGCTGACCATTTGCGGAACGCCAGTCGATACCAGCAACATCGATGTGCCGTGCTATTTCGTAGCCGCAGACGGCGACCACATCGTGCCGTGGAAAACATCGTTCACTGCGACCAACCTAGTGTCCGGCCCGACCGAGTTCGTGCTGACCACCGGTGGCCATGTCTCGGGCACTGTGATCAATCACCCGGTTAAAACCCGCCGCAAATTCTGGGCCGCTGGCTCGGACCAATCCAGCGCCGAAGGCTGGCAGGAAAGTGCATCGCTGACCGAGGGCAGCTGGTGGCCCCATTGGCTGGAGTGGCTGGACCAGCACAACCCTGCTGCGCGCGGCGCAGCGGCCAAGACGCTGGGGAATCGCAAGTACAAGCGTCTGGCCGATGCGCCCGGCACCTATGTGCTTGAGGGCGAGGGGTAA
- a CDS encoding MarR family winged helix-turn-helix transcriptional regulator: MDKKPNDQTTAIWVLLNIAHKRVTQTFESELKRARLPSAAWYDILWALEREEEGMRQNELERQSLFDQPNLSRTIKRMVDDGLVTQCPAPSDRRGRVLRITDAGKALRAQMWEVYGGLMLSQIEDKVPAAHLSGLIEGLASMIPEKDEKLQGKLNSARETAEN, encoded by the coding sequence ATGGACAAGAAACCAAATGATCAGACCACCGCGATCTGGGTGCTTCTGAACATCGCCCATAAACGGGTCACGCAAACCTTCGAGTCCGAGCTGAAACGCGCCCGGCTGCCATCAGCTGCGTGGTATGACATTTTGTGGGCGTTGGAGCGTGAAGAAGAGGGGATGCGTCAAAACGAGTTAGAGCGCCAATCCCTGTTCGACCAACCCAACCTGTCGCGCACGATAAAGCGCATGGTGGATGACGGGCTTGTCACGCAATGCCCTGCGCCAAGCGATCGGCGCGGTCGGGTTTTGCGGATCACCGATGCGGGCAAAGCGCTTCGGGCCCAGATGTGGGAAGTGTATGGCGGCCTGATGCTGTCACAAATCGAAGACAAGGTGCCAGCGGCGCACCTTTCGGGATTGATCGAGGGGCTGGCCTCGATGATACCCGAGAAAGATGAAAAGCTTCAGGGAAAGCTAAATTCGGCCCGAGAGACGGCCGAAAACTGA
- a CDS encoding CaiB/BaiF CoA transferase family protein → MNADKPLTGLKVVEIQGLGPTPFAAMWLADMGADVVRIQRPNLKALIPQKVDVLNRGRGFVELDLKSEADRATAHDLISRADMLIEGMRPGVMERLGLGPEDFPANPALVYGRMTGWGQSGPLAHAAGHDINYIAISGALHAIGGDHPVPPLNLLGDFGGGGMYLVAGMLAALHAAKTTGRGQVVDAAITDGTAHLMAMIYSLYGSGIWADQREANLLDGGAPFYTVYECACGGHMTVGALEAKFYAEFLERIGLADANLPAQHDVEGWPQLRAAFAKRFKEKTRDAWAEMLEGTDACCAPILSLAEAPAHPHNAARGSFATIDGVAQPSPAPQMSKSVLPAKAGEEKAPQNVSDVLSRWAR, encoded by the coding sequence ATGAACGCAGATAAGCCCCTTACGGGATTGAAAGTCGTTGAGATCCAAGGGCTTGGGCCAACCCCCTTCGCAGCCATGTGGCTGGCGGATATGGGGGCGGATGTGGTGCGTATCCAGCGCCCGAACCTGAAGGCGCTGATCCCGCAAAAGGTCGATGTGCTGAACCGGGGACGCGGCTTTGTCGAGCTGGATTTGAAGTCTGAAGCTGACCGCGCCACCGCGCATGATCTGATCAGCCGCGCCGACATGCTGATTGAAGGGATGCGCCCCGGTGTCATGGAACGTCTGGGTCTGGGTCCAGAGGATTTCCCGGCAAACCCTGCGCTGGTCTATGGCCGCATGACGGGCTGGGGCCAAAGCGGCCCACTGGCCCATGCGGCGGGGCATGACATCAACTATATCGCCATCTCGGGCGCGCTTCATGCCATAGGCGGCGATCATCCAGTGCCGCCTTTGAACCTGCTGGGCGATTTCGGTGGCGGCGGCATGTATCTGGTGGCCGGAATGCTGGCCGCCCTTCACGCTGCAAAAACCACAGGCCGTGGGCAGGTGGTGGACGCGGCAATCACCGACGGAACCGCGCATCTGATGGCGATGATCTATTCGCTTTACGGGTCCGGCATCTGGGCCGATCAGCGCGAGGCGAACCTTCTGGATGGTGGCGCGCCTTTCTACACGGTCTATGAATGCGCCTGTGGCGGCCACATGACGGTGGGGGCGCTGGAAGCAAAATTCTATGCCGAGTTCCTCGAACGGATCGGTCTTGCCGACGCCAATCTGCCCGCCCAACACGACGTCGAAGGGTGGCCCCAGCTGCGTGCCGCCTTTGCAAAACGTTTCAAGGAAAAGACCCGTGACGCATGGGCCGAGATGCTGGAAGGCACGGATGCGTGCTGCGCCCCGATCCTGTCGCTGGCCGAGGCTCCGGCCCACCCGCACAACGCAGCCCGGGGCAGTTTCGCCACGATCGACGGGGTGGCGCAGCCCAGCCCAGCCCCACAAATGTCAAAGAGTGTTCTGCCTGCCAAAGCCGGGGAAGAGAAAGCGCCTCAGAACGTTTCCGACGTTCTGTCCCGCTGGGCCCGCTGA
- a CDS encoding glycerate kinase type-2 family protein: MTIHSIEALRRAARQIFMKAVEAADPALAVRQALTHAPLPTPGPKGKSYVIGIGKAAPAMMREALKHIDGPHHALCITHPENEEQVEGVTLLHGAHPVPNESSLAAGQAVKDLLSQAGAEDRVIALISGGGSALMALPANGISIEDKGKVSALLLGAGIDITQMNLVRQQLSQLKGGGMLRAASPAPVTAYILSDVIGDDLRAIASGPTVAPIGTRGDARAICEAAEIWADLPASVQKHLSQTGTPDTAPQAAQNLLIGSNRHSLHAAQAEARSIGAVQVVSDMLTGDVRDAATTLLDAAESAPSGTLSVLLAGGETTVQLTGTGRGGRNQELALHVAMGAAERGLDDSWVFLSGGTDGRDGPTDAAGGIVDADSLQRMIASGTDPAALLQNNDSYAALAASGDLLMTGATGTNVADIQCFLISKP; encoded by the coding sequence ATGACCATTCACAGCATCGAGGCGCTTCGTCGCGCAGCCCGCCAGATTTTCATGAAAGCCGTCGAGGCTGCGGACCCTGCTCTTGCAGTCCGACAAGCGCTTACTCACGCTCCGCTTCCAACGCCCGGACCGAAGGGGAAAAGCTATGTGATCGGCATCGGCAAAGCAGCACCCGCGATGATGCGTGAGGCGCTGAAACACATTGACGGCCCGCACCACGCACTGTGCATCACCCACCCAGAGAACGAGGAACAGGTCGAGGGCGTAACTCTTCTGCACGGCGCTCATCCGGTGCCCAATGAAAGCAGCTTGGCGGCCGGACAAGCCGTGAAGGATCTGCTTTCGCAGGCCGGGGCAGAAGATCGCGTGATCGCCCTGATCTCGGGTGGTGGGTCGGCGCTGATGGCGCTGCCTGCAAACGGAATCTCGATCGAGGACAAGGGGAAGGTCAGCGCGCTATTGCTGGGGGCAGGCATCGACATCACACAAATGAACCTTGTACGCCAACAGCTTAGCCAGTTGAAAGGCGGCGGCATGCTGCGGGCAGCAAGCCCAGCGCCGGTGACGGCCTATATCCTGTCGGATGTGATTGGCGATGATCTGCGCGCAATTGCCAGCGGACCCACGGTGGCGCCCATTGGCACGCGAGGCGACGCGCGCGCGATCTGCGAAGCGGCTGAGATTTGGGCGGACCTGCCCGCGTCGGTCCAAAAGCATCTGTCGCAAACGGGAACGCCTGATACGGCACCCCAAGCCGCCCAGAACCTTCTAATCGGGTCGAACCGCCACAGTCTTCACGCCGCCCAAGCGGAAGCTCGAAGCATAGGCGCGGTTCAGGTCGTCTCGGACATGTTGACCGGGGATGTGAGGGACGCGGCAACCACCCTTCTGGACGCGGCCGAGTCTGCACCTTCCGGCACCTTGTCCGTACTTCTGGCCGGTGGAGAGACCACCGTCCAACTGACCGGTACGGGTCGGGGTGGACGCAATCAGGAACTGGCGCTTCACGTGGCGATGGGTGCTGCTGAGCGTGGGCTGGATGACAGTTGGGTCTTCCTAAGCGGCGGAACAGACGGGCGCGATGGTCCGACTGATGCGGCGGGTGGCATCGTGGACGCAGACAGTTTGCAGCGAATGATTGCCAGCGGAACGGATCCTGCCGCGCTTTTGCAAAACAACGACAGCTACGCCGCCCTTGCCGCCTCGGGTGATCTGTTGATGACCGGCGCGACGGGCACCAATGTGGCCGACATCCAGTGTTTTCTGATTTCCAAACCCTAG
- a CDS encoding BadF/BadG/BcrA/BcrD ATPase family protein: MSNLRHLHPTSVIAIDGGGTRCRLALITESQPVLIEGGSVNVTSNFDAAVRELSRGLAALAQKAGLTTSDLAALPTYAGLAGVMDQGMAQKVTAALPQTHIRVEDDRPAALRGALGTTDGVVAHCGTGSFIAAQVAGRTRFAGGWGAVLGDPTSAQWVGRRALTLTLEVVDGLRATSALSDRLLAKFTGCAGIVAFAATARPSDFGALAPAVTEHALTDDAIACKIMNEAAEDITALLPKLGWTPGMALCLTGGIGPHFAPYLPDSIAANVTAPQGEPLSGAFELAQMYRDELSNGT, from the coding sequence ATGAGCAACCTGCGCCACCTGCATCCTACGTCCGTGATCGCCATTGATGGCGGAGGCACGAGATGCCGCCTTGCACTGATAACCGAGTCCCAGCCCGTGTTGATCGAAGGTGGGTCGGTCAATGTCACCAGTAACTTTGACGCAGCCGTTCGCGAACTGTCACGTGGCCTCGCGGCATTGGCACAGAAAGCCGGCCTAACCACTTCGGACCTTGCAGCTTTGCCCACCTATGCAGGTCTGGCAGGTGTCATGGATCAGGGCATGGCGCAGAAGGTGACCGCCGCCCTGCCACAAACGCATATCCGGGTCGAAGACGACCGGCCGGCGGCATTGCGCGGGGCATTGGGCACCACCGATGGCGTCGTGGCACATTGCGGCACAGGTTCTTTCATCGCCGCTCAGGTCGCTGGTCGCACCCGATTTGCAGGAGGATGGGGGGCCGTTCTGGGTGATCCGACCTCGGCGCAATGGGTCGGGCGGCGCGCGCTAACCTTGACGCTGGAGGTGGTAGATGGACTGCGCGCGACCTCGGCACTATCGGATCGCTTGTTGGCGAAGTTCACCGGCTGCGCAGGCATCGTCGCCTTCGCCGCGACTGCGCGCCCTTCCGACTTTGGCGCGCTGGCCCCGGCGGTCACCGAACACGCTCTCACAGATGATGCCATTGCCTGTAAAATCATGAACGAGGCCGCTGAGGACATCACCGCGCTTCTGCCGAAACTCGGCTGGACCCCTGGCATGGCACTGTGTTTGACCGGCGGGATCGGGCCACATTTCGCACCCTATCTGCCGGATAGTATTGCGGCGAACGTCACCGCTCCGCAGGGCGAACCGCTGTCCGGTGCGTTCGAATTGGCGCAGATGTATCGCGACGAGCTGAGCAATGGCACATAG
- a CDS encoding alpha/beta fold hydrolase, with amino-acid sequence MGVQEVIDTIDKSEFHMIEVDGAKIRYFHRVVNSDLPPLLVCNGLAQSIEVLLPLLDEINDRCLIAIDMPGTGRSHMIDGVSTIPDYAEFTLKVLDEVGIENFDILGISWGGALAQQIAHTVPDRVAKLVLAICSAGGVGSWWGTPIALTEIMFPMRFTSKAYGNFIGPLMYGGEAIFAPAEFREYSKHAIRPSPEGYFSQVRAMCNWTSLPWLRTLTQPTLVIAGKFDGLIPITNQILLSNMLPNAKLHVYPAGHLLMYTQREEVGAEITTFLGKD; translated from the coding sequence ATGGGCGTTCAAGAAGTGATCGATACCATCGACAAGTCCGAATTTCATATGATCGAGGTGGACGGCGCCAAGATCCGCTACTTCCATCGGGTCGTGAATTCGGACCTTCCGCCGCTACTGGTGTGTAACGGTCTTGCCCAGTCCATCGAGGTGCTTTTGCCCTTGTTGGACGAGATCAACGACCGCTGCCTGATCGCAATCGACATGCCCGGCACGGGCCGATCGCATATGATCGATGGGGTCTCGACCATTCCAGACTATGCTGAATTCACCCTCAAGGTGCTGGACGAGGTCGGGATTGAGAACTTCGATATTCTCGGCATTTCGTGGGGTGGTGCCTTGGCACAGCAGATTGCCCATACGGTCCCGGATCGTGTGGCGAAACTGGTGTTGGCCATCTGTTCCGCGGGTGGTGTTGGCAGCTGGTGGGGCACCCCCATAGCGCTGACCGAAATCATGTTCCCGATGCGCTTTACCAGCAAAGCTTATGGTAATTTCATCGGTCCCCTGATGTACGGCGGCGAGGCGATCTTCGCCCCGGCTGAATTCCGCGAGTACTCGAAGCACGCCATTCGTCCCAGCCCGGAAGGGTATTTCTCGCAGGTGCGGGCAATGTGTAACTGGACCAGCCTGCCGTGGCTGCGCACGTTGACCCAGCCCACGCTGGTAATTGCAGGGAAATTTGATGGGCTGATCCCAATCACCAATCAGATCCTGCTGTCCAACATGCTGCCAAACGCCAAGCTGCATGTGTATCCTGCCGGACACCTGCTGATGTATACGCAGCGCGAAGAAGTCGGTGCCGAGATCACGACCTTCTTGGGCAAAGACTGA
- a CDS encoding YceI family protein, which translates to MKPLLTAATLGLGLAAAGTATAEIYKFDPGHTEIRFYYNHAGLSEQSGQWKVIGGEVDFDPANIAATKVTVTVDPASVDTGVGPLDDHLKSADFFDVENFPEITFTSTGVEQTSDNTITLVGDLTIKDNTKPITMNFTLNHNGPHPLGEFFDYYQGEWIGVQGTGDMLRSDYGVGMFAPVTSDEVRLEISAEMRAGGWE; encoded by the coding sequence ATGAAACCACTTCTGACCGCTGCCACCCTTGGACTGGGCCTTGCTGCCGCCGGAACTGCCACTGCCGAGATCTATAAGTTCGACCCCGGCCACACCGAAATTCGCTTTTATTACAATCACGCCGGCCTGTCGGAACAGTCGGGCCAATGGAAAGTAATCGGCGGCGAAGTTGACTTCGACCCCGCCAACATCGCGGCCACAAAAGTCACCGTGACCGTGGACCCGGCCAGCGTCGACACAGGCGTTGGTCCGCTGGACGATCACCTGAAAAGCGCGGATTTCTTTGACGTTGAGAACTTCCCCGAGATCACCTTCACTTCGACCGGGGTCGAGCAGACCTCGGACAACACCATCACGCTGGTGGGTGACCTGACGATCAAAGACAACACCAAGCCGATCACAATGAACTTCACCCTGAACCACAATGGCCCTCACCCGCTGGGCGAATTCTTCGACTATTACCAAGGCGAGTGGATTGGTGTTCAGGGCACGGGCGATATGCTGCGTTCTGACTATGGTGTCGGCATGTTCGCACCCGTGACATCCGACGAAGTACGTCTGGAAATCTCGGCCGAAATGCGTGCAGGCGGCTGGGAATAA